One segment of Salvelinus sp. IW2-2015 unplaced genomic scaffold, ASM291031v2 Un_scaffold136, whole genome shotgun sequence DNA contains the following:
- the LOC139023888 gene encoding uncharacterized protein, giving the protein MSVLNNYETIIRRLVEELGYTCSEVKHVLETQYGIERGASTSSIYQFCAARDIHRYDYSRLGREGVNAIVAAVTRSGPVCGRKVMTGMLRAAGFRLGERSVRQAQILMKPVYTQMRREGTASQMNPHVYPAEYVGQQLYMDQNEKLNDFGVTEVLASDSFSGKILGFSVMPIKNNLTIYDEIYRDICLKHGLFDQLSVDYGKEFYLCLYQQDNLQAHRTNINRPPYIQSESRQNQEAERKWVEINARVNDPIKHALCSMTNDGLLDIDDLCTKFCVSSFARRCCTTGIENLIPAWNAHTISRQGIPDVLFANHLKAARITQDLLPPANVLAADYIRHGGSLTHPKVFGNDPLDGQLDLQQQREDIFSTHYPSFENIFYSAVNGHYKVFKDALLTYIDITHRMS; this is encoded by the coding sequence ATGTCAGTTCTTAATAATTATGAAACCATAATTCGGAGGTTAGTAGAGGAATTAGGATACACATGTAGCGAAGTGAAACATGTTCTGGAGACGCAATACGGAATTGAGAGGGGAGCTAGCACTTCGTCCATCTATCAATTCTGCGCTGCACGAGATATACATCGCTATGACTACTCACGACTTGGAAGAGAAGGTGTAAATGCTATCGTTGCAGCCGTCACTAGAAGTGGACCAGTGTGTGGCAGGAAGGTCATGACAGGtatgctaagagctgctggcttCAGGTTGGGAGAGAGAAGCGTCAGACAGGCACAGATAYTGATGAAACCAGTCTACACTCAAATGCGAAGAGAGGGCACCGCCAGCCAGATGAATCCTCATGTGTACCCTGCAGAATATGTGGGACAACAACTTTACATGGATCAAAATGAGAAGCTCAATGATTTTGGTGTAACTGAAGTTCTGGCATCTGACAGTTTCAGCGGCAAAATTTTGGGGTTTTCAGTAATGCCAATCAAGAACAACTTGACCATTTATGATGAGATCTACAGAGACATCTGTCTGAAACACGGCTTGTTCGATCAGTTAAGTGTTGACTACGGTAAGGAATTCTACCTGTGTCTATAYCAGCAAGACAACCTCCAAGCACATCGCACCAATATCAACAGGCCCCCTTACATTCAGAGTGAATCCAGACAGAATCAAGAAGCAGAGAGAAAGTGGGTTGAAATCAATGCCAGGGTAAATGACCCCATCAAGCACGCACTATGCAGCATGACAAACGATGGTTTGTTGGACATTGATGACCTGTGTACCAAGTTCTGCGTCTCCTCATTTGCAAGAAGATGCTGCACAACTGGAATAGAAAACTTAATTCCAGCATGGAATGCCCATACCATTTCCCGCCAAGGCATTCCAGATGTTTTGTTTGCCAACCACCTAAAGGCAGCAAGAATCACTCAAGATCTCCTCCCTCCAGCCAACGTCCTGGCAGCAGATTACATCAGACACGGAGGAAGCCTTACCCACCCCAAGGTCTTCGGGAACGACCCCCTTGATGGCCAGCTTGACCTTCAGCAACAGAGAGAGGACATCTTCTCAACTCATTATCCTTCTTTTGAGAACATATTTTACAGTGCAGTTAATGGCCATTATAAAGTTTTTAAAGATGCTCTTCTGACCTACATTGACATAACTCACAGAATGAGTTAA